In a genomic window of Pelotomaculum thermopropionicum SI:
- the FliS gene encoding flagellin-specific chaperone FliS, translating into MKDSLYSQYSLNAVMTASPGELTLMLFNGAVRFIRQGLNFAEEKNIEGAHNAIIRAQEIIQHLNGTLNMDYEVSKNLAMLYDYIVRRLTEANIKKDGQILKEALDLVEDLRNTWAEALKLAGPASAAGL; encoded by the coding sequence ATGAAAGACAGCCTGTACAGCCAGTACAGCCTTAATGCCGTTATGACTGCCAGCCCGGGCGAGCTGACCCTGATGCTTTTTAACGGCGCTGTCAGGTTTATCAGGCAGGGGCTAAATTTCGCAGAAGAAAAGAACATCGAGGGGGCGCATAATGCCATCATCCGTGCCCAGGAGATCATCCAGCACCTGAACGGCACGCTGAATATGGATTATGAAGTATCAAAAAACCTGGCCATGCTTTACGACTACATTGTGCGCCGCCTTACCGAGGCCAACATTAAAAAGGACGGGCAGATCCTTAAAGAAGCTCTTGACCTGGTCGAGGATTTAAGAAATACCTGGGCGGAGGCGCTGAAGCTGGCAGGCCCGGCTTCTGCGGCCGGTTTGTAA
- the CsrA gene encoding carbon storage regulator (could also regulate swarming and quorum sensing) translates to MLVLTRKRGQSLNIGNNVCIVVLDVSGDTVRIGIEAPPEVAVYRSEIYRAIQEENLSALASKDVVAKVKTMASVDTAPNKIIPGTSAKRGIKK, encoded by the coding sequence ATGCTGGTACTTACTAGAAAAAGGGGGCAGTCCCTCAATATCGGAAACAACGTTTGCATTGTGGTGCTGGACGTGTCCGGCGACACCGTGCGCATCGGCATCGAAGCCCCGCCCGAGGTGGCCGTCTACCGCAGCGAAATTTACCGGGCCATCCAGGAGGAGAACTTATCGGCCCTGGCCTCAAAAGATGTGGTTGCAAAAGTGAAAACCATGGCTTCAGTGGATACAGCGCCTAATAAAATCATTCCCGGCACCAGTGCTAAAAGAGGAATAAAAAAATGA
- the FlgB gene encoding flagellar basal body protein codes for MFSGLTMQALKKGLDAAALRHRVIANNIANANTPGFKKSAVEFESLFKEALGRNPVGMAVTHPRHMGKAPLLSELQPVEKINNATSMRTDGNNVDIDEEMVNLAANDIHYQAMARELSERYALLSYVITGGRR; via the coding sequence ATGTTTTCCGGCCTTACAATGCAAGCCCTGAAAAAAGGGCTGGATGCTGCGGCGCTGCGGCACAGGGTCATAGCCAACAATATCGCCAACGCCAATACGCCCGGCTTTAAAAAATCCGCGGTGGAATTTGAAAGTTTATTTAAAGAGGCCCTGGGCCGGAATCCGGTTGGAATGGCTGTAACTCATCCCCGCCATATGGGAAAGGCCCCTCTCCTGAGCGAGCTTCAGCCGGTGGAAAAAATAAATAACGCCACCTCTATGCGCACCGACGGAAACAACGTCGATATTGACGAGGAAATGGTTAACCTGGCGGCAAATGACATTCACTACCAGGCCATGGCCAGGGAGCTAAGCGAAAGGTATGCGCTGTTAAGTTATGTTATAACCGGCGGAAGGAGGTAG
- the FliD gene encoding flagellar capping protein yields MSSIFPVSSSLRIGGLASGIDTDSIIEELMKAKRIPLQKLEQNKQILLWQQEDYRELNTSLRTFRDKVFSMKLQATYMTKKAVSSNESAIGASAGTGAVPGIYSVTVNQLAAGVSVGSQAGLPDEANGSGGTKSLADQFFGGVVKDISFTLEGSKGSKTFTFNTGTDNIYSVVSAINAAGLGISASYDATLNRFFLTTTSTGAAAKIKVTNDTDDFLADAAGAGGSKLKLLLKDDGTVYAGQDAVFSFGDAAGLTSSTNTVTVNGITLTLKQGGGASSTVTVSNDTDAVFNAIKDFVSAYNDLIGKINGKLSETRYSDYLPLTDEQRKELTDEQEKKWEEKARSGLLRNDSLLESIVIKMRMTMSAVVPGLSAGEGYNSLAGIGITTGSYSEKGKLYIDEDKLKEALQKDPEGVMNLFTKSSDVYSEKGIAARLYDDVNNGITLISEKAGSDSSYTSVDNSAIGRRIKQIDEEIDRMEDRLAEMEDRYWRQFTALEQAVSRMNAQSAWLFQQFGGGNR; encoded by the coding sequence ATGAGTTCCATCTTTCCGGTCAGTTCCAGCCTTCGCATCGGCGGGCTTGCTTCAGGTATCGACACCGACTCGATTATTGAAGAACTGATGAAGGCAAAAAGAATCCCGCTGCAAAAGCTCGAGCAGAATAAACAAATCCTGCTGTGGCAGCAGGAGGACTACCGCGAGCTCAATACCAGCCTGCGCACCTTCAGGGACAAAGTATTCAGCATGAAGCTCCAGGCCACTTACATGACCAAGAAGGCCGTTTCTTCCAATGAGTCTGCTATTGGTGCTTCTGCCGGCACCGGCGCCGTGCCGGGGATCTACTCCGTGACTGTGAACCAGCTTGCCGCGGGCGTTTCCGTGGGCAGCCAGGCCGGGCTGCCGGACGAGGCGAACGGCAGCGGAGGCACCAAAAGCCTGGCCGACCAGTTCTTCGGCGGCGTGGTGAAGGACATCTCCTTCACGCTGGAGGGCTCAAAAGGCAGCAAGACCTTCACCTTCAACACCGGCACGGACAATATCTACAGCGTGGTTTCCGCCATCAACGCCGCCGGCCTGGGCATCAGCGCCAGCTACGATGCCACCCTGAACCGCTTCTTCCTCACCACCACCTCCACCGGCGCCGCGGCTAAAATAAAGGTGACGAACGATACGGACGACTTCCTGGCCGACGCCGCCGGGGCCGGGGGCAGCAAGCTGAAGCTCTTGCTGAAGGACGACGGCACCGTTTACGCCGGGCAGGACGCCGTGTTCAGCTTCGGCGACGCGGCGGGGCTTACCAGTTCTACCAATACGGTCACCGTAAACGGCATTACCCTTACCTTAAAGCAGGGCGGCGGTGCGTCCAGCACGGTTACAGTGTCAAACGATACCGATGCGGTCTTCAACGCCATAAAAGATTTTGTCAGCGCATACAACGATCTTATCGGTAAAATAAACGGCAAGCTTTCCGAAACCCGTTACAGCGACTACCTGCCCCTGACCGACGAGCAGAGGAAGGAGCTTACGGACGAGCAGGAAAAGAAGTGGGAGGAAAAGGCCAGGAGCGGCCTGTTGCGGAACGACAGCCTGCTCGAAAGCATTGTTATAAAGATGCGGATGACCATGTCGGCGGTGGTTCCCGGCCTGTCCGCCGGCGAGGGGTATAACAGCCTGGCCGGTATAGGCATTACCACCGGATCGTATTCTGAAAAGGGCAAGCTTTACATTGATGAGGACAAGCTTAAAGAAGCCCTCCAGAAGGACCCGGAGGGGGTAATGAACCTTTTCACAAAAAGTTCGGATGTTTATTCAGAAAAGGGTATTGCAGCCAGGCTTTATGATGATGTAAACAACGGCATTACTTTAATATCTGAAAAGGCCGGCAGCGACAGTTCTTACACCAGCGTTGACAACAGCGCCATTGGCAGGCGGATTAAACAGATAGACGAGGAAATTGACAGGATGGAGGACCGCCTGGCCGAAATGGAGGACCGTTACTGGCGGCAGTTCACGGCCCTGGAGCAGGCCGTCAGCCGGATGAACGCCCAGAGCGCCTGGCTGTTCCAGCAGTTCGGCGGGGGGAACAGATAA
- the FlgC gene encoding flagellar basal body rod protein → MGLFDSFAISASGLTAERLRLDLISNNIANMNTAGRPDDPAVPAYRRRFPVFAQVLQEVRSAGTARPRYKGAGVRVIRIVEDHSPPRLAYEPSHPLADERGYVAYPNINIVNEMINMITATRSYEANVTALNAAKDIALKAIEIGRG, encoded by the coding sequence ATGGGCTTGTTCGATTCATTTGCCATCAGCGCCTCGGGGCTCACCGCGGAAAGGCTGCGGCTCGACCTTATTTCCAACAACATAGCCAATATGAATACCGCCGGCAGGCCGGACGATCCGGCCGTACCTGCCTACCGCCGCCGCTTCCCTGTTTTTGCGCAGGTCCTGCAGGAGGTGAGGAGTGCCGGCACGGCGCGGCCTCGCTATAAAGGGGCGGGAGTGAGGGTAATAAGGATAGTTGAAGACCATAGCCCCCCCCGACTGGCCTATGAACCGTCCCATCCATTGGCAGATGAGAGGGGCTATGTTGCCTATCCCAATATTAACATAGTCAACGAAATGATTAACATGATTACCGCAACCAGGTCGTATGAGGCCAATGTAACGGCTTTGAACGCCGCCAAGGATATAGCCTTAAAAGCTATTGAAATTGGCCGCGGCTAA
- the FlaG gene encoding Uncharacterized flagellar protein FlaG, with translation MKIQCVDGFKVPLRQEVKGKAATEKTVLNLSEVRDPADQAEEERIKELDRQKLEEAVEKTNKTMEMYNTELRFSIHEESGEVMVRVINTKDNSVIREIPPERILNFVAYVKKMLGIIIDKLI, from the coding sequence ATGAAGATCCAGTGCGTTGACGGCTTTAAGGTACCCCTCCGGCAGGAGGTTAAGGGAAAAGCTGCAACGGAAAAAACAGTTTTGAATTTAAGTGAAGTAAGAGATCCTGCCGATCAAGCCGAAGAAGAACGAATAAAAGAACTGGACAGGCAAAAACTCGAAGAAGCTGTCGAAAAAACCAACAAAACAATGGAAATGTATAACACCGAGCTGCGCTTCAGCATCCACGAGGAAAGCGGCGAGGTGATGGTGAGAGTGATTAATACAAAGGATAATTCGGTTATAAGGGAAATTCCTCCCGAACGCATTCTTAACTTTGTGGCCTACGTTAAAAAAATGCTTGGGATTATTATAGACAAGCTAATATAG
- a CDS encoding predicted nucleotidyltransferases — MIKKKRLLTPAEKKKIKSILKKELTGHKEIIFAYLHGSFVLPVPCGDVDVAVYLEETALPQKHWDYEGNLEAPLERLVSMPIDVQILNCAPIALRYHATCGKVLLSKNELTRYTFLEKTWREYFDYQPLFRAYLHDLLDDGQDEHASMARGNG, encoded by the coding sequence ATGATAAAAAAGAAGCGTCTTCTAACGCCGGCAGAAAAAAAGAAAATAAAAAGCATCCTGAAAAAGGAATTGACCGGTCACAAAGAAATTATTTTCGCCTATTTGCACGGCTCCTTTGTCCTGCCTGTCCCGTGCGGCGACGTAGACGTTGCGGTATATTTGGAAGAAACAGCACTGCCGCAAAAACACTGGGACTACGAGGGAAATCTTGAGGCACCCCTGGAACGCCTGGTGAGCATGCCGATAGACGTTCAAATATTAAATTGCGCCCCCATTGCCTTGCGTTATCACGCTACTTGCGGCAAAGTGCTCTTGAGCAAAAACGAATTGACCAGGTATACTTTTCTGGAAAAAACCTGGCGGGAATATTTTGACTACCAGCCCCTATTCCGGGCTTATCTTCACGACCTGCTGGATGACGGACAAGATGAGCACGCCTCCATGGCCAGGGGGAATGGATGA
- the FliG gene encoding flagellar motor switch protein, with protein MQLAKLKGIQKAAILLIALGSDLSSRVLKQDFNDAEIEQLTQEVSNMIKIPVEVRDAVLDEFLEIQRAREYLVHGGLHFAKEMLEKALGQQKASEILDKLTKDMKAVPFSSLRKTDPKHLFNFIREEHPQTIALILAHLTPEQAAVILASLPPEMQSEIARRIAIIDRFTPDIIRDVEATLESKLSSVVQQDHSVVGGIQSLVDILNRVGRSAEKVILEGLEQQDPALAEEVKRRMFVFEDIIQLPDNFIQRVLREVNTKDLALAMRGANEEVNARIYKNMSKRAAEMLREEIEFMGPVRLREVEQAQQKIVTIIRKLDESGEIIISRGGEDVILV; from the coding sequence TTGCAGCTTGCAAAGCTAAAAGGCATTCAAAAAGCGGCAATCTTGCTGATAGCGCTGGGGTCAGACCTGTCTTCGCGGGTGCTGAAGCAAGACTTTAATGATGCGGAAATAGAACAGCTGACCCAGGAAGTATCCAACATGATAAAAATTCCTGTAGAAGTCAGGGATGCCGTGCTTGATGAGTTTCTGGAAATCCAGCGTGCCCGGGAATACCTGGTGCACGGCGGGTTGCACTTTGCCAAGGAAATGCTGGAAAAGGCTTTGGGGCAGCAGAAAGCCTCGGAGATACTGGACAAGCTCACCAAAGACATGAAGGCCGTGCCCTTTAGTTCGCTCCGCAAGACCGACCCCAAGCACCTCTTCAATTTTATCAGGGAGGAGCATCCTCAGACCATTGCCCTGATCCTGGCCCACCTGACTCCTGAGCAGGCGGCGGTGATCCTGGCCTCCCTGCCGCCCGAAATGCAGAGCGAAATTGCCAGGAGGATAGCCATCATCGACCGGTTTACTCCCGATATTATCAGGGATGTCGAGGCCACCCTGGAGAGCAAGCTGTCTTCCGTGGTCCAGCAGGATCATTCAGTTGTAGGCGGGATTCAGTCGCTGGTGGATATTCTGAACAGGGTGGGCAGGAGCGCGGAAAAGGTTATTCTGGAAGGCCTGGAGCAGCAGGACCCGGCTCTTGCCGAGGAAGTCAAGCGGCGCATGTTTGTGTTTGAAGATATTATTCAGCTTCCCGACAACTTTATCCAGAGGGTGCTCAGGGAAGTGAACACCAAGGACCTGGCCCTGGCCATGCGCGGTGCCAACGAGGAAGTGAACGCCAGGATTTACAAGAACATGTCCAAGCGGGCCGCCGAGATGCTGAGGGAGGAAATCGAGTTTATGGGCCCCGTGCGCCTAAGGGAAGTGGAACAGGCCCAGCAAAAGATTGTCACCATAATCCGCAAGCTGGACGAAAGCGGCGAGATTATTATTTCCCGGGGTGGCGAAGATGTCATTCTCGTATAG
- the FliE gene encoding flagellar hook-basal body protein produces the protein MQVPSVGPALLPQPAGGKQEAGGSSFSEMLQDALKKVNDAQVKADNLARQLLTGEVQDIHQVTVAMQEARLTMQLAVEVRNKIIEAYQEISRMQV, from the coding sequence ATGCAGGTGCCGTCTGTTGGGCCGGCCTTGCTGCCGCAACCGGCGGGAGGAAAGCAGGAAGCAGGAGGCAGTTCTTTTTCCGAAATGCTGCAGGACGCCCTAAAAAAAGTAAATGATGCCCAGGTTAAGGCCGATAACCTGGCCCGGCAACTGCTGACCGGTGAAGTTCAGGATATTCACCAGGTAACCGTGGCCATGCAGGAAGCCAGGCTGACCATGCAGCTTGCGGTCGAGGTAAGAAACAAGATCATTGAAGCATACCAGGAAATTTCACGCATGCAGGTTTAA
- the FliF gene encoding flagellar biosynthesis/type III secretory pathway lipoprotein has protein sequence MSPGDLAARFRERWQSLSQTQKVISVLVASGALVCLFYLGQLATRPAYAPLFTGLEPKDAGVIVDELKALKIPYQIADEGKTIKVPEDKVYEVRIQLASSGALGGGGMGFELFDQSKLGQTDFEQQVGYQRALQEELRRTIVQLEGVEQARVHLVIPQKSVFIGERGTPSAAVALKLKPAARLKPEQVQGICDLLVGSVEGLKPENVHIIDTEGNVLSDDLKSGEWAVGTKTALEHQKARREYEKELEKRVQQMLTQIMGQNKAVAMVTADLDFNQQQTTSTVSSNPNNLRISEHIVRETGGGTEAGGPPGTDSNLSTYPALQGAGTTNYSREESTINYQVNTVQETVVKAPGTVRRLSASVVLNETDGPVDVQKVRDVVAAAIGYDQARGDQINVSSMAFDDSYLKKVEAEMAEAESRARFKERLYLYALSGGALLLVVLSILALLLWRRRAVQRVEEEPEFVTVREMQAQEERRIREDKQEQIRDMAKERPKDVAEILKVWLKD, from the coding sequence TTGAGCCCGGGAGATCTCGCAGCCAGATTCAGGGAGAGGTGGCAGTCGCTAAGCCAGACTCAAAAGGTAATCTCCGTTCTGGTTGCCTCAGGGGCTTTAGTATGCCTGTTTTATCTCGGTCAGCTGGCAACGCGTCCCGCTTACGCGCCGCTGTTTACCGGGCTGGAGCCCAAGGATGCAGGAGTTATTGTTGATGAGCTAAAAGCTCTGAAAATCCCCTACCAAATAGCAGATGAAGGAAAAACCATAAAGGTGCCGGAGGATAAGGTCTACGAAGTCAGGATCCAGCTTGCCAGCAGCGGAGCGCTTGGCGGCGGCGGCATGGGCTTTGAACTTTTCGACCAGAGCAAATTAGGACAGACCGACTTTGAGCAGCAGGTAGGCTACCAAAGGGCCCTCCAGGAGGAGTTGAGGAGGACCATAGTCCAGCTTGAAGGGGTGGAACAGGCCAGGGTCCACCTGGTGATACCTCAGAAAAGCGTTTTTATTGGTGAGCGCGGAACGCCCTCCGCGGCAGTGGCGCTCAAGCTGAAACCTGCTGCGAGGCTCAAACCCGAGCAGGTTCAGGGCATTTGCGATCTTCTTGTCGGCAGCGTGGAAGGGCTAAAGCCGGAAAACGTCCATATCATAGACACGGAGGGAAATGTTTTAAGCGACGACTTAAAATCTGGTGAATGGGCTGTTGGTACAAAAACCGCCCTTGAACACCAGAAGGCCCGGCGGGAATACGAAAAAGAGCTGGAAAAAAGGGTACAGCAAATGCTTACCCAGATCATGGGCCAGAATAAAGCGGTGGCCATGGTTACTGCCGATCTCGATTTCAACCAGCAGCAGACGACCAGCACCGTTTCGTCGAATCCGAACAACCTGAGGATAAGCGAGCATATCGTCAGGGAGACCGGCGGGGGAACCGAAGCGGGGGGGCCGCCGGGGACCGACTCCAACCTGAGCACCTACCCCGCCCTTCAGGGTGCCGGAACGACAAATTACAGCCGTGAGGAGAGCACCATAAACTATCAGGTCAACACCGTGCAGGAAACTGTGGTTAAAGCCCCGGGCACCGTCAGGCGCTTGTCGGCCTCCGTAGTGCTTAACGAAACAGACGGCCCGGTAGACGTCCAGAAAGTAAGGGATGTTGTGGCTGCAGCCATCGGATACGACCAGGCCCGGGGTGACCAGATAAACGTTTCCAGCATGGCCTTTGACGATTCATATTTGAAAAAGGTTGAGGCCGAGATGGCCGAGGCGGAGTCGAGGGCCAGATTTAAGGAGCGGCTTTACCTTTACGCTTTGTCCGGCGGAGCTTTATTGCTCGTAGTTCTTTCAATTCTTGCCCTGTTGTTATGGCGCCGCCGTGCCGTGCAGCGCGTTGAAGAAGAGCCGGAATTTGTTACCGTCCGTGAAATGCAGGCCCAGGAGGAAAGAAGGATTAGAGAGGACAAGCAAGAGCAAATCAGGGATATGGCCAAAGAAAGACCTAAGGACGTTGCCGAGATTTTAAAGGTCTGGTTAAAGGACTAA